Proteins encoded in a region of the Leishmania panamensis strain MHOM/PA/94/PSC-1 chromosome 7 sequence genome:
- a CDS encoding homoserine dehydrogenase-like protein (TriTrypDB/GeneDB-style sysID: LpmP.07.0290), which produces MTANKAMLTRHGAGLLKPATSRTPTSSSFPAMRVCVGFVATVAAGVLIIKTLQSSCHVQHVHRIEGILNGTSNYVLTERRVNPEKAIEEVLRRTPGLGYAEADPSNDVSGQDALMKLCVMRPIAFSHQPNRSTLPVAGIDILTPEMLRDARAKGLRYRHVVRAATEVVATSSCAPSTTAVREEVQSPTRLLHRHLTCSVKPMLLGPEHPLYHMDGRMSTVPEWKDYLGVLTISSPGAGMYPTAVCHDGGLRTVDGGNPPTLKQSGSPRE; this is translated from the coding sequence ATGACCGCCAATAAAGCGATGCTCACCCGGCACGGCGCTGGGCTGCTGAAGCCGGCCACCTCTCGCACCCCGACATCGTCATCGTTTCCAgcgatgcgtgtgtgtgtgggctttgtggcgacggtggccgCCGGCGTTCTGATCATCAAGACACTGCAGAGTAGCTGCCATGTCCAGCATGTGCACAGAATCGAAGGCATTCTCAACGGCACGAGCAACTACGTCCTTACAGAGCGGCGCGTGAACCCAGAGAAGGCCATTGAAGAGGTGCTGAGGAGGACTCCGGGGCTGGGCTACGCAGAGGCTGACCCGTCTAACGATGTCTCCGGCCAGGACGCCTTGATGAAGTTGTGTGTGATGCGGCCCATCGCATTCAGTCATCAGCCGAATCGCTCGACTCTCCCCGTGGCAGGCATCGACATCCTCACGCCAGAGATGCTGCGGGATGCGAGGGCGAAGGGCCTGCGCTACCGCCACGTGGTGCGTGCTGcgacagaggtggtggcgacaTCGTCCTGCGCTCCGAGCACGACAGCGgtgagggaagaggtgcagTCGCCtacgcggctgctgcacaggcATCTGACGTGTTCGGTGAAGCCGATGCTGCTGGGTCCGGAGCATCCACTGTACCACATGGACGGCAGGATGAGCACCGTGCCTGAGTGGAAGGACTACCTTGGCGTCCTGACGATCTCTAGTCCTGGCGCCGGTATGTACCCCACCGCCGTGTGCCATGATGGAGGACTACGCACTGTGGATGGAGGCAATCCGCCGACCCTAAAGCAGAGTGGGAGCCCCCGTGAGTGA
- a CDS encoding acetylornithine deacetylase-like protein (TriTrypDB/GeneDB-style sysID: LpmP.07.0300): protein MASLQHVRDVLAKLVSFETVSIRTNLPLIEYVQAYLAECGVKQVTVMRSADGIHANLIATLPSADGRVEGGLILSGHTDVVPVDGQKWDSDPFVLTERGGNLYGRGSCDMKAFIAVCLALVPGWVRAPLRKPLQIVLTYNEETTFDGVRQLMRERGQDLQKCEGCIIGEPTMMDLVIAHKGISFSYLTFKGRAAHSSLQTAGYNSIEPAMRVFQKLFEMRDRFASDGPFEEGFHIGHTTVCPALTTGGNAANTIPAECSIGFEFRNVPSHPASTINKEIWDFIRAETERVKLACPEGGMEVVRRVEVAPFGGQSDAPVVKALLAASPEPRAVTKVSFCTEAGEYQAAGINSVVCGPGNIEQAHKANEFVSLDQLDKGLLVIRRVVQLMCGGSETSQL, encoded by the coding sequence ATGGCCTCCCTCCAGCATGTGCGCGATGTGCTGGCGAAGCTGGTCAGCTTCGAAACTGTGAGCATTCGCACGAATCTGCCACTGATCGAGTACGTGCAGGCGTACCTTGCGGAGTGCGGTGTGAAGCAGGTGACAGTGATGCGGTCGGCGGACGGGATTCACGCGAATCTGATAGCGACGCTGCCGAGCGCCGACGGGCGTGTGGAGGGCGGGCTGATCCTGAGCGGGCACACGGATGTGGTGCCAGTGGATGGGCAGAAGTGGGACAGCGACCCATTCGTTCTGACGGAGCGTGGGGGCAACCTGTACGGGCGCGGGTCGTGCGACATGAAGGCATTCATCGCTGTGTGCCTGGCGCTTGTGCCGGGGTGGGTGCGGGCGCCGCTACGGAAGCCCTTGCAAATTGTGCTGACGTACAACGAGGAGACCACGTTCGACGGCGTGCGGCAGCTGATGCGTGAGCGCGGTCAGGATCTACAAAAGTGCGAGGGCTGCATCATTGGGGAGCCGACAATGATGGACCTGGTGATTGCGCATAAGGGCATCAGTTTCAGCTACCTCACCTTCAAGGGCAGGGCTGCGCACTCCTCGCTGCAGACCGCCGGGTACAACTCAATCGAGCCCGCGATGCGCGTATTTCAGAAGTTGTTCGAGATGCGCGATCGCTTCGCCAGCGATGGCCCCTTCGAGGAGGGCTTCCACATTGGCCACACGACTGTCTGCCCAGCTCTGACGACCGGCGGCAATGCTGCGAACACGATCCCTGCCGAGTGCTCGATAGGCTTCGAGTTCCGCAACGTGCCGTCTCACCCTGCGTCAACAATTAACAAGGAGATCTGGGACTTCATCAGGGCAGAGACGGAGCGCGTGAAGCTGGCGTGCCCAGAGGGCGGTatggaggtggtgaggcGCGTCGAAGTCGCGCCCTTTGGCGGCCAAAGCGATGCACCAGTGGTGAAGGCGCTTCTTGCCGCCAGCCCCGAGCCACGGGCGGTGACGAAGGTGTCGTTTTGCACCGAGGCGGGTGAGTACCAAGCCGCCGGCATCAATTCCGTCGTGTGCGGTCCCGGCAACATTGAGCAGGCCCACAAAGCAAATGAGTTTGTGTCGCTGGATCAGCTGGACAAGGGCCTGTTGGTGATTcgtcgcgtggtgcagctgATGTGCGGCGGGAGCGAGACAAGCCAGCTGTGA